In the Brassica napus cultivar Da-Ae chromosome A7, Da-Ae, whole genome shotgun sequence genome, one interval contains:
- the LOC106455017 gene encoding 3-oxoacyl-[acyl-carrier-protein] reductase FabG-like — protein sequence MRLSLSIYKLLFQKINVRLFLCCLYHRNLQSCVSLKFIGNYLIIITILWNEQVKKQLEPWCELKDKVVLVTGASSGIGREICLDLAKAGCKIIAAARRVDRLESLCSEINRTGVQAVALELDVSSNAATIQKAVKEAWDIFGKIHALINNAGIRGNVKSCLDLSENEWDNVLTTNLKGAWLVAKYVCVLMRDAKSGGGSVINISSIAGFQRSLAPGALAYACSKSGVDTMTRMMAIELGAYNIRVNSIAPGLLNSDITKDLMQKKWLKVVAERILPLKVNQTVDPGLTSLVRYLLHDSSQYVSGNIYIVDSGTTLPGLPIFSSL from the exons ATGAGACTTTCTTTATCAATATATAAGCT ctTATTCCAAAAAATTAACGTAAGATTATTCTTGTGTTGTCTTTATCATCGAAATCTTCAGTCATGTGTTTCTCTTAAATTTATCGGAAATTACTtgattattattactattttatggAATGAGCAGGTGAAAAAGCAACTGGAACCATGGTGTGAACTTAAAGACAAAGTGGTTCTTGTGACAGGAGCTTCCTCTGGTATAGGAAGAGAGATCTGTCTTGATCTAGCCAAAGCTGGCTGCAAGATTATAGCAGCAGCTCGTCGTGTCGACCGTCTCGAATCTCTTTGCTCTGAAATCAACAGAACCGGAGTCCAAGCCGTTGCCCTTGAGCTAGACGTGTCATCAAACGCAGCCACCATTCAAAAAGCGGTAAAAGAAGCTTGGGACATCTTTGGAAAGATCCATGCGTTGATCAACAATGCCGGAATCAGAGGCAATGTCAAGTCTTGTTTAGATCTGTCAGAAAACGAATGGGACAACGTCTTAACAACCAACTTAAAAGGAGCTTGGTTAGTAGCCAAATACGTCTGCGTTTTGATGCGTGACGCTAAAAGCGGTGGTGGCTCGGTGATAAACATTTCATCCATCGCAGGGTTTCAGCGCAGTTTAGCTCCTGGTGCACTCGCGTATGCTTGTTCCAAAAGCGGTGTTGATACCATGACAAGAATGATGGCTATTGAGTTAGGTGCTTATAATATTAGAGTGAACTCGATCGCGCCGGGGCTTTTGAACTCAGACATCACAAAAGATCTTATGCAGAAAAAGTGGCTCAAGGTTGTGGCCGAGCGGATTCTACCGTTAAAGGTGAACCAGACCGTGGATCCGGGTCTCACTTCTCTCGTTCGCTATCTACTTCACGACTCTTCTCAGTATGTCTCCGGCAATATATACATTGTTGACTCTGGAACTACACTGCCCGGTCTGCCCATCTTTTCTTCTCTATGA
- the LOC106451671 gene encoding protein EARLY-RESPONSIVE TO DEHYDRATION 7, chloroplastic-like isoform X1, which translates to MESYGNPNKQSSSLYPTVDMSNPEAPLNPISSSSTSNLYPSLDMNDLANNLFPEQPESHSIPVSAPPAATEEVILTISGAILHLIDQSYSVELACGDLAIIRIVQDGNVVAVLARVADEIQWPLTKDENSVKVDESHYFFTLRPSKDFGSDSSDEDEDNADMLNYGLTVASKGQEHLLEELERILDHYSCFTVQKVSEEAKETGEEVLDVTVARETSPVELTGERKEIVEKQCAAYWTTLAPNVEDYSGKTAKLIASGSGHLIKGILWCGDVTTDRLNWGNDFMKRRLSKAEKERDVHPDTLKRIKRFSGFLKFWVSGSGLDTMYIYESSGSVQILGLITNAQSRVKKMTKMTESVANGVLSGVIKVSGFFTSSVANTKVGKKFFSLLPGEIVLATLDGFNKVCDAVEVAGRNVMATSSTVATELVDHRHGGKAAEATNEGLEAVGHAFGTAWAAFKIRKAINPKSVLKPSSLAKSAIKSAASQKKA; encoded by the exons ATGGAATCTTACGGAAACCCTAACAAGCAGTCTTCGTCTCTCTACCCTACCGTCGACATGTCAAACCCCGAAGCTCCTCTCAACCCtatctcctcctcttccacAAGCAACCTCTATCCTTCCCTCGACATGAACGATCTCGCCAACAATCTCTTCCCCGAGCAACCGGAGTCGCATTCCATCCCCGTCTCGGCTCCTCCCGCCGCGACTGAGGAAGTGATCCTGACAATCTCCGGCGCGATTCTCCACCTCATCGACCAGTCCTACAGCGTCGAGCTCGCTTGCGGCGATCTCGCCATCATCCGCATCGTTCAAGACGGAAACGTCGTCGCCGTTCTCGCTCGTGTCGCCGACGAGATTCAATGGCCGTTGACTAAGGACGAAAACTCCGTCAAGGTCGATGAGTCTCACTACTTCTTCACCCTCCGTCCCTCTAAAGACTTCGGATCTGATTCAAGCGACGAAGACGAGGATAATGCCGATATGCTGAACTACGGACTCACGGTTGCTTCCAAAGGCCAAGAGCATTTGCTGGAAGAGCTCGAGAGGATCTTGGATCATTACAGCTGTTTCACGGTTCAGAAAGTGTCGGAGGAAGCGAAGGAAACAGGGGAGGAGGTTTTGGACGTGACGGTGGCGAGGGAGACATCTCCGGTGGAGCTTACTGGGGAGAGGAAAGAGATTGTGGAGAAGCAGTGCGCTGCGTATTGGACGACTCTAGCTCCGAACGTGGAGGATTATAGTGGGAAGACGGCGAAGCTGATAGCTAGTGGCTCGGGGCATCTGATCAAAGGGATTCTGTGGTGTGGAGATGTGACTACGGATCGGCTCAACTGGGGGAATGATTTCATGAAACGGAGGTTGAGTAAGGCTGAGAAGGAGAGGGATGTTCATCCTGATACCTTGAAAAGGATCAAGAG GTTTTCGGGGTTCTTAAAATTTTGGGTATCCGGGTCGGGTTTGGATACCATGTATATTTACGAATCTTCTGGTTCAGTTCAGATCTTGGGTTTAATTACAAATGCCCAGTCCAG aGTGAAGAAGATGACCAAGATGACAGAGAGTGTGGCAAACGGTGTTCTGTCTGGAGTCATTAAAGTTTCAGGCTTCTTCACAAGTTCAGTGGCAAACACCAAAGTAGGAAAGAAGTTCTTTAGCCTTCTCCCTGGAGAAATCGTCCTTGCAACTCTTGACGGATTTA ATAAGGTCTGTGACGCTGTTGAAGTAGCTGGAAGGAATGTAATGGCAACCTCGTCTACTGTTGCAACCGAACTTGTTGATCACAG GCATGGTGGTAAAGCGGCAGAGGCGACAAACGAAGGGCTAGAGGCAGTGGGACATGCTTTTGGGACAGCCTGGGCTGCTTTCAAGATCAGAAAGGCTATTAACCCTAAGAGCGTTCTCAAACCTTCGTCTCTTGCGAAATCAGCCATTAAATCTGCAGCTTCACAAAAGAAAGCCTAG
- the LOC106451671 gene encoding protein EARLY-RESPONSIVE TO DEHYDRATION 7, chloroplastic-like isoform X2, translating into MESYGNPNKQSSSLYPTVDMSNPEAPLNPISSSSTSNLYPSLDMNDLANNLFPEQPESHSIPVSAPPAATEEVILTISGAILHLIDQSYSVELACGDLAIIRIVQDGNVVAVLARVADEIQWPLTKDENSVKVDESHYFFTLRPSKDFGSDSSDEDEDNADMLNYGLTVASKGQEHLLEELERILDHYSCFTVQKVSEEAKETGEEVLDVTVARETSPVELTGERKEIVEKQCAAYWTTLAPNVEDYSGKTAKLIASGSGHLIKGILWCGDVTTDRLNWGNDFMKRRLSKAEKERDVHPDTLKRIKRVKKMTKMTESVANGVLSGVIKVSGFFTSSVANTKVGKKFFSLLPGEIVLATLDGFNKVCDAVEVAGRNVMATSSTVATELVDHRHGGKAAEATNEGLEAVGHAFGTAWAAFKIRKAINPKSVLKPSSLAKSAIKSAASQKKA; encoded by the exons ATGGAATCTTACGGAAACCCTAACAAGCAGTCTTCGTCTCTCTACCCTACCGTCGACATGTCAAACCCCGAAGCTCCTCTCAACCCtatctcctcctcttccacAAGCAACCTCTATCCTTCCCTCGACATGAACGATCTCGCCAACAATCTCTTCCCCGAGCAACCGGAGTCGCATTCCATCCCCGTCTCGGCTCCTCCCGCCGCGACTGAGGAAGTGATCCTGACAATCTCCGGCGCGATTCTCCACCTCATCGACCAGTCCTACAGCGTCGAGCTCGCTTGCGGCGATCTCGCCATCATCCGCATCGTTCAAGACGGAAACGTCGTCGCCGTTCTCGCTCGTGTCGCCGACGAGATTCAATGGCCGTTGACTAAGGACGAAAACTCCGTCAAGGTCGATGAGTCTCACTACTTCTTCACCCTCCGTCCCTCTAAAGACTTCGGATCTGATTCAAGCGACGAAGACGAGGATAATGCCGATATGCTGAACTACGGACTCACGGTTGCTTCCAAAGGCCAAGAGCATTTGCTGGAAGAGCTCGAGAGGATCTTGGATCATTACAGCTGTTTCACGGTTCAGAAAGTGTCGGAGGAAGCGAAGGAAACAGGGGAGGAGGTTTTGGACGTGACGGTGGCGAGGGAGACATCTCCGGTGGAGCTTACTGGGGAGAGGAAAGAGATTGTGGAGAAGCAGTGCGCTGCGTATTGGACGACTCTAGCTCCGAACGTGGAGGATTATAGTGGGAAGACGGCGAAGCTGATAGCTAGTGGCTCGGGGCATCTGATCAAAGGGATTCTGTGGTGTGGAGATGTGACTACGGATCGGCTCAACTGGGGGAATGATTTCATGAAACGGAGGTTGAGTAAGGCTGAGAAGGAGAGGGATGTTCATCCTGATACCTTGAAAAGGATCAAGAG aGTGAAGAAGATGACCAAGATGACAGAGAGTGTGGCAAACGGTGTTCTGTCTGGAGTCATTAAAGTTTCAGGCTTCTTCACAAGTTCAGTGGCAAACACCAAAGTAGGAAAGAAGTTCTTTAGCCTTCTCCCTGGAGAAATCGTCCTTGCAACTCTTGACGGATTTA ATAAGGTCTGTGACGCTGTTGAAGTAGCTGGAAGGAATGTAATGGCAACCTCGTCTACTGTTGCAACCGAACTTGTTGATCACAG GCATGGTGGTAAAGCGGCAGAGGCGACAAACGAAGGGCTAGAGGCAGTGGGACATGCTTTTGGGACAGCCTGGGCTGCTTTCAAGATCAGAAAGGCTATTAACCCTAAGAGCGTTCTCAAACCTTCGTCTCTTGCGAAATCAGCCATTAAATCTGCAGCTTCACAAAAGAAAGCCTAG